AAATGCTGCAACCCAGTTCCTGGAGATGATATCGTTGGTTTTATTACGAAAGGACGAGGCGTTTCCGTCCACCGTGCTGATTGTCCAAACGTCCAACATACGAGAGAAGAGGATAATCGACTCATTGATGTCGAATGGGCAGTGGGACGAACGGATGACCGTAAAGAGTTTCAAGTGGATATAGAAATTTCTGCTTTTGATCGTCATGGTTTATTAAATGAAGTCATGATGGTTGTTGCGGAAACGAAAACAACGATGGTCGCGGTAAGTGGCAAAGCGGATAAGGAAAATATCGCAAAAATTAATATGTCAATAAAAATTAAAAACATCGCTCATTTGCATAGAATTGTGGATCGCATTAAACAAGTGCGCGATATTTATTCTGTAGAGCGCGTAATTAATTAAAGAAGGATGAAGGATAAATGAGAGTCGTATTACAACGAACAGGTCCTGCCAATGTCAAAGTTGACGGGGAAGTGACTGGAGCGATTGACAAAGGGTATGTATTACTCGTAGGGATTACACATTCCGATAGCGAAGAAGATGTGTCTTATGTTGCCAAGAAAATTTCCAACCTTCGATTATGGGAAGATGAAGAAGGAAAAATGAATAATTCTATCTTAGAAGTTGGTGGGGACATTCTATCCGTGTCACAATTTACTTTGTATGGGGATACTGCAAAAGGGCGACGTCCAAGCTTTATCGACGCAGCCCGTCCTGAACAAGCTGAACCTTTATGGATCCTATTTAATGAAAAGTTAAAAGAACAAGGACTGAATGTTGAAACAGGTGTATTCGGAGCAATGATGGATGTTGAACTCGTGAATGATGGACCTGTGACAATTATTGTTGAGTCAAAATAATAAATTAAAAATCCTTAAGCGGCCAAATATCGCTTAAGGATTTTTAAATACATTATTGTTTCTTCATAAAGGATACGCACTTCATCGACCGTTCATATCGAAATAATTCAAAATCCCTTTATATATTCCGTATGTTGCTTGGTCGCGATAGCGGTTGCTGTCTATTGTTCGCTCTTCTGATGGATTTGATAAAAAACCAAGTTCAACGAGCACAGCGTTTTGTTTGTTCTCGCGCAGTACATAATAATTTCCCGGTTGAGCACCACGGTTTCTAAGTGCAATGCTAGATTGAAGACCGTTACTAATGGATTTTGCTAGCGCCGCTTGGTTACGATATTGATAATACGTTGTAAAACCTGAAATAGATGTGTCAGGGTTTGCGTCATAATGGATGCTAATAAAAGCATCTGCATTATTCTGTTGACTAATCATAACTCTCTTTTGCAACGACACGTAATGATCGGAATTTCTTGTTAGATGGACAGTGGCTCCGGCCGCTTGAAGTTTGGCAACGAGCATTTCAGCCGTCTTCAGCGTAAGTGTCTTTTCTAATGTACCTCTAGCGCCGGTTGTACCTCTATCATTTCCGCCATGTCCTGGATCTACTATAATCGTCAGCCCTGTAAGTGTACCAGGCTCTCGTTTAGGTTTATTGATTGTAGATGTAGGTGTTAGTTTATCTTCCTCAATGGAGACGACCCATTTCGCGATGAACGCAGATTGTCCATTCGGCAAAGTAACTTCATACCAATCTCCATGTTCTTCTTTAATGGAAAACTGTTCACCAGCATTTGCTCGGCTGACAATGGATGAAGAGGTTGTTGCAGATTCCCTAATATTTGTTCCGTTTGTAAGAACAGTCACTTTTCGGTTTTTTTCATAGGACTTTGATTGTGAAGCTTTTTTGTGTGTAAGTTCTCCGTGAAAAGAATAAACCCATCCAACTTTTTTGTCATCAATTTTTAATTGTACCCAATTCCCTTCGATCTGTTGAACAGGATACGTTTCACCTTTATGTATTGTACTAATTTTCTTGGACGACAAGCCTGCTTTCTTTCTAACGTTTAACGCATCAACTAAAACAGTAAACGACTCAAAGTTATCATAGGTTTGCGGTTGCTCTACTGACTTTTCCTGTTTGACTGTTACTTCAGAAATAAACTGTTGATGTACCCAACCTTTCGTACCGTGAAATTGTGCATACACCCATTCGCCTTCACGGCTGATTAGTGTTGCTTTATCTCCCGCGTTCATTCGTGTTAAAATAGGTGCATTCACAGATGGACTTGCTCGAAAGTTTAATGCGTCTGTTTGAGAGACAATTTCTGTTAGTTCATTAGGACGCTGATTGTTTGTAGTGGTTAGCCAGGAAGCAATCCAGCCCGTTCGTCCTTTATAGTTTACTTTCAGCCAATCATCTGAAGTTGAGATGATTTCAACTTGTTCGCCGCGTTTTAAGGAATCGATTACATCGTAGGAAAGACCAGGGCCTGTGCGTACATTGAGCGAGTTCACTGCCACGGCTGTTCCATTTGGCTGTGCGTTCGTCTTCATTTCACTTGTAATAAAAGTAAGGGTAAAAATAAATGCAAGGGCCAATAGCGCGATTCTTTTTATTTTCATTTAATCAACTCCTTTAAAATTCATTATAAGACAATCCAAACCATAAAACTACATTATTTGCGAAAAGGTTGACATGACACAATATAATTATTAAGATGAAGTGTAACTAACTATAAAATTTGCTGAAGACGTGGAGAGTAATGATAAATCTGTTTGTTCAGAGAGGGATGGACGT
This window of the Sporosarcina pasteurii genome carries:
- a CDS encoding N-acetylmuramoyl-L-alanine amidase, which codes for MKIKRIALLALAFIFTLTFITSEMKTNAQPNGTAVAVNSLNVRTGPGLSYDVIDSLKRGEQVEIISTSDDWLKVNYKGRTGWIASWLTTTNNQRPNELTEIVSQTDALNFRASPSVNAPILTRMNAGDKATLISREGEWVYAQFHGTKGWVHQQFISEVTVKQEKSVEQPQTYDNFESFTVLVDALNVRKKAGLSSKKISTIHKGETYPVQQIEGNWVQLKIDDKKVGWVYSFHGELTHKKASQSKSYEKNRKVTVLTNGTNIRESATTSSSIVSRANAGEQFSIKEEHGDWYEVTLPNGQSAFIAKWVVSIEEDKLTPTSTINKPKREPGTLTGLTIIVDPGHGGNDRGTTGARGTLEKTLTLKTAEMLVAKLQAAGATVHLTRNSDHYVSLQKRVMISQQNNADAFISIHYDANPDTSISGFTTYYQYRNQAALAKSISNGLQSSIALRNRGAQPGNYYVLRENKQNAVLVELGFLSNPSEERTIDSNRYRDQATYGIYKGILNYFDMNGR
- the dtd gene encoding D-aminoacyl-tRNA deacylase — translated: MRVVLQRTGPANVKVDGEVTGAIDKGYVLLVGITHSDSEEDVSYVAKKISNLRLWEDEEGKMNNSILEVGGDILSVSQFTLYGDTAKGRRPSFIDAARPEQAEPLWILFNEKLKEQGLNVETGVFGAMMDVELVNDGPVTIIVESK